The following are encoded in a window of uncultured Pseudomonas sp. genomic DNA:
- a CDS encoding peptidylprolyl isomerase, protein MARATARHILVASEDKCNELKAAIEGGADFAQVAKDNSSCPSSRSGGDLGSFGPGQMVKEFDTVVFSAPVNVVQGPVKTQFGYHLLEVTSRQD, encoded by the coding sequence ATGGCCCGCGCCACTGCCCGCCACATCCTGGTTGCCAGCGAAGACAAGTGCAACGAACTGAAAGCCGCAATCGAAGGCGGTGCTGACTTCGCCCAAGTCGCCAAAGACAACTCCAGCTGCCCGTCCAGCCGCAGCGGCGGTGATCTCGGCTCGTTCGGCCCAGGCCAGATGGTTAAAGAGTTCGACACCGTGGTATTCAGCGCACCGGTCAACGTGGTGCAGGGCCCGGTGAAGACCCAGTTCGGCTATCACCTGCTGGAAGTGACCAGCCGTCAGGACTGA